A stretch of the Maledivibacter sp. genome encodes the following:
- a CDS encoding zinc-binding dehydrogenase, translated as MKTRAVRMYGKDDLRLEEFELPEIKDDEILVTIVSNSICMSTYKAAKQGAMHKRVPEDVAINPIITGHEFSGEIIKVGDKWKNKFKAGNKYALQPALNYKGSPYSPGYSYKFFGGNATYAIIPQEVMELGCLINYGGEGFFEASLAEPMSCIIGGFHSNYHTKSGVYKHEMGITPKGKMAILGGAGPMGLGAIDYIIHCERKPKLLVITDIDDKRLERAQSILTIEEAEKNGVELKYVNTKNFENPDEYLMSLTDNKGFDDVYVYAPIEVLAEQGDKILGKDGCLNFFAGPTNKQFSAKVNYYDVHYSATHIIGSTGGNTEDLIESLEMTSKGLINPAVMVTHVGGLNSAGETILNLPNIPGGKKLIYTNIDMELTAIEDFEKKGKTDKFFAKLAEITSRYNGLWSLEAEKYLLENK; from the coding sequence ATGAAAACTAGAGCAGTAAGAATGTATGGGAAAGATGACTTAAGATTAGAAGAATTTGAGCTTCCAGAAATAAAGGATGATGAGATTCTAGTCACAATTGTTTCAAACAGTATTTGTATGTCTACCTACAAAGCGGCGAAACAAGGAGCAATGCATAAAAGAGTACCTGAAGACGTTGCGATTAATCCAATAATAACGGGGCATGAGTTTTCCGGTGAAATTATAAAGGTTGGGGATAAATGGAAGAATAAATTTAAAGCAGGAAATAAATATGCCCTTCAGCCAGCATTGAATTACAAAGGCAGTCCATATTCACCGGGATATTCCTATAAGTTTTTTGGAGGTAATGCGACCTATGCAATTATTCCCCAGGAGGTTATGGAGCTTGGATGTTTAATCAATTATGGTGGAGAAGGCTTTTTTGAAGCATCTTTAGCTGAGCCCATGTCATGCATAATAGGTGGTTTCCATTCAAATTATCATACCAAAAGCGGAGTATATAAGCATGAAATGGGAATAACCCCCAAGGGTAAAATGGCAATACTAGGAGGAGCAGGGCCCATGGGCCTTGGAGCAATAGATTATATTATTCATTGTGAAAGAAAACCAAAGCTTTTAGTTATAACTGATATTGATGACAAAAGGCTGGAAAGGGCTCAAAGTATACTTACTATAGAAGAAGCAGAAAAAAATGGTGTGGAGTTAAAATATGTTAACACAAAGAATTTTGAAAATCCCGATGAATATCTAATGTCCCTTACGGATAATAAAGGATTTGATGATGTATATGTCTATGCCCCCATTGAAGTTCTTGCAGAGCAAGGGGATAAAATATTAGGTAAGGATGGATGCTTGAACTTTTTTGCTGGCCCTACTAATAAGCAGTTTTCAGCAAAGGTAAATTATTATGATGTTCATTATTCAGCGACCCATATAATAGGTTCTACTGGGGGGAATACAGAGGATTTAATTGAGTCGTTAGAAATGACAAGCAAGGGACTAATCAACCCTGCAGTAATGGTCACCCATGTGGGGGGGTTAAATAGTGCAGGGGAAACCATACTAAATTTACCTAATATTCCTGGTGGAAAGAAACTTATTTACACCAATATAGATATGGAATTAACTGCCATAGAAGATTTTGAAAAAAAGGGAAAAACCGATAAGTTTTTTGCAAAATTAGCTGAAATAACTAGTAGATATAATGGATTATGGTCCTTAGAAGCTGAAAAGTATTTATTAGAAAATAAATAG
- the pfkB gene encoding 1-phosphofructokinase, with protein MITTITLNPAIDKTMIIDNFQAGKVNRELSLRIDAAGKGINVSKVIQKLGGKSQAMGILAGNTGEFIKNELDRMKIEYDFMMIEGQTRTNTKIVDRENNLVTDINENGPWVSHEDLKKFEKNIMDGLSKGSIAVFSGSVPRNVDKKIYTRLINGAKAKGAKTILDADGELLIEGLKAGPYLVKPNIHELEKIFSIKIESTEEIIRYGKKILEYGVDYVVVSRGEEGSVLISNNEIAIVKGIKVEAKSTVGAGDSLVAAISLSISRGYTLEDTIKLAVATSIASVMTDGTQSGSMDTINELIEKVEFKLVDRGMIKDEN; from the coding sequence GTGATTACTACCATAACTTTGAACCCTGCCATAGATAAAACAATGATAATAGACAATTTTCAAGCTGGAAAAGTAAATAGGGAGTTAAGCCTAAGAATAGATGCTGCAGGAAAGGGAATAAATGTATCAAAGGTCATACAAAAACTTGGTGGGAAAAGCCAAGCTATGGGAATACTTGCTGGCAATACAGGAGAATTTATAAAAAATGAATTAGATAGAATGAAAATCGAATATGATTTTATGATGATAGAGGGACAAACCAGGACGAATACAAAGATAGTAGATAGAGAAAATAATTTAGTCACCGATATAAATGAAAACGGGCCATGGGTTTCCCATGAGGATTTAAAGAAATTTGAAAAGAATATTATGGATGGACTATCTAAAGGGTCTATAGCAGTATTTTCTGGAAGTGTACCTAGAAATGTAGATAAAAAAATATACACTCGCTTAATTAATGGAGCCAAGGCTAAGGGTGCAAAAACCATTTTGGATGCCGATGGAGAGCTGTTGATAGAAGGATTGAAGGCAGGCCCTTATCTTGTAAAACCTAATATACACGAGTTAGAAAAAATATTTTCTATAAAGATAGAAAGTACAGAAGAGATTATAAGATATGGAAAGAAAATTTTAGAATATGGTGTAGATTATGTAGTTGTTTCCCGTGGAGAAGAGGGCTCAGTTTTGATAAGTAATAATGAAATTGCCATAGTAAAGGGTATAAAAGTTGAAGCAAAGAGTACGGTGGGGGCAGGAGATTCATTGGTGGCTGCCATATCATTATCAATTAGTAGGGGGTATACTTTGGAAGATACGATAAAATTAGCTGTTGCCACAAGCATAGCCAGTGTCATGACCGATGGAACACAATCAGGGAGTATGGATACCATTAATGAATTAATAGAAAAAGTAGAGTTTAAATTAGTTGATAGGGGGATGATTAAAGATGAAAACTAG
- a CDS encoding HPr family phosphocarrier protein, with product MYKVEVILTNETGLHARPASLLVKEASKYVSEIKLIKADREYNAKSIMGILSMGANKGTKLTIAAEGRDEKAAVMGLKALVDRGFSE from the coding sequence ATGTATAAGGTAGAAGTAATATTGACCAATGAAACTGGACTTCATGCAAGGCCAGCTAGTTTGTTGGTAAAGGAAGCATCAAAATATGTATCGGAAATAAAGCTGATAAAAGCTGATAGGGAATATAATGCAAAGAGTATAATGGGCATTTTATCTATGGGAGCTAATAAAGGTACGAAATTGACCATTGCCGCAGAGGGAAGGGATGAAAAGGCAGCAGTTATGGGCTTAAAGGCTTTAGTTGACAGGGGTTTTTCCGAATAG
- a CDS encoding PTS sugar transporter subunit IIA, producing the protein MGNKGAEKHSNGILRKENILLNLGKIKKADAIQMAGQLLIDGGYTGQGYIQAMLEREKVVSTYIGNGVAIPHGVGSSKNQIKQSGIVVLQFPQGIDFGDGNTAYLIIGIAGKGDEHLKILSNIAASLENEKVVEKLVNTKNVNDIYDIFISN; encoded by the coding sequence ATGGGAAATAAAGGTGCTGAAAAGCATTCTAATGGAATACTAAGAAAAGAAAACATACTATTAAACTTAGGCAAAATAAAAAAAGCTGATGCTATACAAATGGCGGGTCAACTTTTAATTGATGGGGGATATACAGGACAGGGGTATATACAAGCAATGTTAGAAAGAGAAAAGGTTGTATCAACTTATATTGGGAATGGAGTAGCTATACCCCATGGTGTGGGCTCATCTAAAAATCAGATAAAGCAATCTGGGATTGTAGTTCTCCAATTCCCACAGGGAATAGATTTTGGAGATGGCAATACGGCTTACTTGATTATTGGAATAGCAGGTAAGGGGGATGAACACTTGAAGATACTTTCTAATATTGCAGCATCTTTGGAAAATGAAAAAGTAGTAGAAAAGCTTGTGAACACAAAGAATGTAAATGATATTTATGATATATTTATTAGCAACTAA
- a CDS encoding sodium-dependent transporter, whose amino-acid sequence MKRDNFGSKLGILAAAAGSAIGLGNIWKFPYITGKNGGAAFILVYLVCIALIGLPVMISEFVLGRKTQANAVGSFKKIEPKKPWFLSGYLATLTAFIILSYYAMIAGWILSYIGRAATGKIVSVAPANLGAYFEGIIGNSTESIICTFVVIVLTALVVISGIKNGVEKYCKILMPVLFGILILLMFRSLTLDGASKGVEFLFKPDFSQLTTKGVLEALGHSFFTLSLGMGIILTYGSYIDRKEDIVKLAIQVTIADTVIALMAGLVIFPAVFAYGLEPTKGAGLIFVTLPAVFSEMPFGNIFGFLFFSLIGIAAITSTISLLEVVVSFAIEEFGLKRKKATILVSSAIFLVSLLSIMSFGPWSNVTIFGKTFFGLFDFITSNIFLPIGGLLISIFVGWVWGTENTIKEITSQGLYKLRAKGLYSFIIKFLAPAAIFLILLNSTGLLNKLLGSN is encoded by the coding sequence ATGAAAAGAGATAATTTTGGATCAAAATTAGGTATACTGGCAGCTGCAGCGGGTTCTGCCATCGGTCTAGGTAATATATGGAAATTCCCTTATATTACTGGGAAAAACGGAGGAGCAGCTTTTATTTTAGTTTATTTAGTTTGTATAGCTTTAATAGGTTTACCTGTAATGATATCTGAATTTGTATTAGGTAGGAAAACCCAAGCAAATGCTGTTGGTTCATTTAAAAAAATAGAACCTAAAAAACCATGGTTTTTATCGGGCTACTTAGCTACATTAACTGCTTTTATAATACTTTCATATTATGCAATGATTGCAGGATGGATATTATCCTACATAGGTAGAGCGGCAACGGGAAAAATAGTATCCGTAGCTCCTGCTAATTTAGGTGCTTATTTTGAAGGAATCATTGGAAACTCTACGGAATCTATAATCTGTACCTTTGTAGTAATTGTACTAACCGCACTTGTGGTGATATCTGGAATAAAAAACGGTGTGGAGAAATATTGTAAGATATTAATGCCGGTTTTATTTGGTATTCTAATACTATTAATGTTTAGATCTTTGACTTTAGATGGAGCTTCAAAGGGGGTTGAGTTCCTTTTCAAGCCTGATTTCTCACAGTTGACTACAAAGGGAGTTCTAGAGGCCCTTGGCCATTCCTTCTTTACATTAAGCTTAGGCATGGGTATTATACTGACCTATGGGAGTTATATTGATAGAAAAGAAGATATAGTTAAATTAGCAATTCAGGTTACCATAGCTGATACCGTTATTGCCTTAATGGCTGGTTTAGTTATCTTCCCAGCAGTATTTGCATATGGTCTGGAGCCGACAAAAGGAGCAGGACTAATCTTTGTTACATTGCCAGCAGTATTTAGTGAAATGCCCTTTGGGAATATTTTTGGATTTTTATTCTTCTCCCTTATAGGAATTGCTGCTATAACATCTACTATTTCCCTTTTAGAAGTAGTTGTGTCCTTTGCAATAGAGGAATTTGGTCTTAAAAGAAAAAAGGCTACAATCCTTGTATCTTCAGCAATATTCTTAGTATCATTACTTAGCATAATGTCCTTTGGCCCATGGAGTAATGTCACTATATTTGGAAAAACTTTCTTTGGTCTATTTGATTTTATAACTTCAAATATCTTCCTACCAATAGGCGGATTACTGATCAGTATCTTTGTAGGATGGGTATGGGGTACTGAAAATACTATTAAAGAAATTACTAGCCAAGGTCTTTATAAATTAAGGGCCAAGGGTCTTTATAGCTTCATAATCAAGTTTTTAGCTCCTGCTGCTATCTTTTTAATCTTGCTAAATTCAACGGGATTATTGAACAAGCTTTTAGGTTCTAATTAA